One genomic window of Aptenodytes patagonicus chromosome 3, bAptPat1.pri.cur, whole genome shotgun sequence includes the following:
- the TFB2M gene encoding dimethyladenosine transferase 2, mitochondrial isoform X2, whose amino-acid sequence MLAGWAPPGAAGCCRRLLAAALAAGLRPLLCGLPPCWVTARRAAGQWPSPGLRVPEAAEAERLVQQVQRTGVPLRRFIVCPQLARTVQRCLQAGASPGPQPVLLECAPGPGILTRTLLNAGVRVVALESNSAFLPNLQSLENSLDGQLKVIYGDFFRLDPLATGTVKPPAMCSDKLFETMGVAAVPWRADVPVKIFGILPQKKERNTLWRLLFALYECSSIYRYGRAELNIFISEKEYQVLTAKPGEARAYQALSVLWQVGCEIQLLHTEPWSSFVTNLKNGGLAVPKSTWLPNDHLCLVRLTPQQNLFTGGLKPTNSATFIFMVKQCLAKPKSRLTDRLNSWSLDSGGKLLRELEIPKNAEALDGNCLIYWSTRMQRLLG is encoded by the exons ATGCTTGCAGGCTGGGCCCCGCCGGGCGCTgcgggctgctgccgccgcctcctGGCGGCGGCTCTGGCGGCGGGGCTACGGCCGCTGCTGTGCGGTCTGCCGCCGTGCTGGGTGAcggcgaggcgggcggcggggcagTGGCCGAGCCCGGGCCTGCGGGTGCCTGAGGCGGCGGAGGCGGAACGGCTTGTGCAGCAGGTGCAGCGAACCGGCGTGCCGCTCCGCCGCTTCATCGTCTGCCCGCAGCTGGCCCGCACCGTGCAGCGCTGCCTGCAGGCCGGAGCCAGCCCTGGCCCCCAGCCCGTCCTGCTCGAGTGCGCGCCCG GTCCTGGAATCTTGACCCGAACTCTGCTCAATGCAGGTGTTAGAGTGGTAGCTCTAGAAAGTAACTCagcttttcttccaaacttaCAG TCCTTAGAGAATAGCCTGGATGGACAATTAAAGGTAATTTATGGTGACTTCTTCAGACTGGATCCTTTGGCGACTGGAACGGTGAAACCACCTGCTATGTGTTCTGACAAACTTTTTGAAACCATGGGTGTAGCAGCAGTTCCTTGGAGGGCAG ATGTACCTGTGAAAATTTTTGGAATCTTaccacaaaaaaaggaaaggaacacaCTCTGGAGGCTTCTTTTTGCCCTGTATGAATGCAGTTCCATATACAGATACGGAAGAGCAGAACTCAACATCTTTATAAGCGAAAAAGAGTACCAG GTATTAACAGCAAAGCCTGGGGAAGCGAGGGCTTACCAAGCACTTAGTGTACTTTGGCAAGTAGGATGTGAAATTCAGCTACTGCACACG GAACCTTGGTCATCATTTGTAACTAATTTGAAAAATGGGGGACTGGCGGTACCAAAAAGCACG tgGCTGCCAAATGACCATTTATGTTTGGTACGACTGACTCCTCAGCAAAATCTGTTTACAGGAGGCTTGAAGCCCACAAATTCAGCTACCTTTATTTTCATGGTGAAACAGTGTCTTGCTAAACCCAAGTCTAGACTTACTGATAGATTAAA ttcaTGGAGCTTGGACAGTGGTGGCAAATTACTGAGAGAGCTAGAAATTCCAAAAAATGCTGAAGCAC TAGATGGTAACTGTCTTATCTACTGGTCTACAAGAATGCAGCGTCTCCTGGGCTGA
- the TFB2M gene encoding dimethyladenosine transferase 2, mitochondrial isoform X1, producing MLAGWAPPGAAGCCRRLLAAALAAGLRPLLCGLPPCWVTARRAAGQWPSPGLRVPEAAEAERLVQQVQRTGVPLRRFIVCPQLARTVQRCLQAGASPGPQPVLLECAPGPGILTRTLLNAGVRVVALESNSAFLPNLQSLENSLDGQLKVIYGDFFRLDPLATGTVKPPAMCSDKLFETMGVAAVPWRADVPVKIFGILPQKKERNTLWRLLFALYECSSIYRYGRAELNIFISEKEYQVLTAKPGEARAYQALSVLWQVGCEIQLLHTEPWSSFVTNLKNGGLAVPKSTWLPNDHLCLVRLTPQQNLFTGGLKPTNSATFIFMVKQCLAKPKSRLTDRLNSWSLDSGGKLLRELEIPKNAEARKLYPEDYRRLFEALQNSNMFTETWFHDEVLESIRNINL from the exons ATGCTTGCAGGCTGGGCCCCGCCGGGCGCTgcgggctgctgccgccgcctcctGGCGGCGGCTCTGGCGGCGGGGCTACGGCCGCTGCTGTGCGGTCTGCCGCCGTGCTGGGTGAcggcgaggcgggcggcggggcagTGGCCGAGCCCGGGCCTGCGGGTGCCTGAGGCGGCGGAGGCGGAACGGCTTGTGCAGCAGGTGCAGCGAACCGGCGTGCCGCTCCGCCGCTTCATCGTCTGCCCGCAGCTGGCCCGCACCGTGCAGCGCTGCCTGCAGGCCGGAGCCAGCCCTGGCCCCCAGCCCGTCCTGCTCGAGTGCGCGCCCG GTCCTGGAATCTTGACCCGAACTCTGCTCAATGCAGGTGTTAGAGTGGTAGCTCTAGAAAGTAACTCagcttttcttccaaacttaCAG TCCTTAGAGAATAGCCTGGATGGACAATTAAAGGTAATTTATGGTGACTTCTTCAGACTGGATCCTTTGGCGACTGGAACGGTGAAACCACCTGCTATGTGTTCTGACAAACTTTTTGAAACCATGGGTGTAGCAGCAGTTCCTTGGAGGGCAG ATGTACCTGTGAAAATTTTTGGAATCTTaccacaaaaaaaggaaaggaacacaCTCTGGAGGCTTCTTTTTGCCCTGTATGAATGCAGTTCCATATACAGATACGGAAGAGCAGAACTCAACATCTTTATAAGCGAAAAAGAGTACCAG GTATTAACAGCAAAGCCTGGGGAAGCGAGGGCTTACCAAGCACTTAGTGTACTTTGGCAAGTAGGATGTGAAATTCAGCTACTGCACACG GAACCTTGGTCATCATTTGTAACTAATTTGAAAAATGGGGGACTGGCGGTACCAAAAAGCACG tgGCTGCCAAATGACCATTTATGTTTGGTACGACTGACTCCTCAGCAAAATCTGTTTACAGGAGGCTTGAAGCCCACAAATTCAGCTACCTTTATTTTCATGGTGAAACAGTGTCTTGCTAAACCCAAGTCTAGACTTACTGATAGATTAAA ttcaTGGAGCTTGGACAGTGGTGGCAAATTACTGAGAGAGCTAGAAATTCCAAAAAATGCTGAAGCACGTAAGTTATACCCAGAAGACTATAGGCGTCTTTTTGAGGCTTTGCAAAACTCTAATATGTTTACTGAAACCTGGTTCCATGATGAAGTCTTGGAAAGTATAAGGAACATAAACTTATAA